A region from the Canis lupus baileyi chromosome 27, mCanLup2.hap1, whole genome shotgun sequence genome encodes:
- the PES1 gene encoding pescadillo homolog isoform X2, whose amino-acid sequence MVCSLRYERGSATNYITRNKARKKLQLSLADFRRLCILKGIYPHEPKHKKKVNKGSTAARTFYLLKDIKFLLHEPIVNKFREYKVFVRKLRKAYGKSEWNTVERLKDNKPNYKLDHIVKERYPTFIDALRDLDDALSMCFLFSTFPRTGKCHVQTIQLCRRLTVEFLHYVIAARALRKVFLSIKGIYYQAEVLGQPIVWITPYAFSHDHPTDVDYRVMATFTEFYTTLLGFVNFRLYQLLNLHYPPKLESQAQTEAKTSEDTYALDSESSMEKLAALGASLVRMVVPVEEEAEMDEFPADGEMTVQEEDRRKELEAQEKHKKLFEGLKFFLNREVPREALAFVIRSFGGDVSWDKSLCIGATYDVTDSCVTHQIVDRPGQQTPVLGRYYVQPQWVFDCVNARLLLPVADYFPGVQLPPHLSPFVSEKEGDYIPPEKLKLLALQRGEHPGNTDESEEEDEEGDDGDEGGENEEEEEEDAEAGSEKEEEAHLTALEEQRMEEKKPRVMAGTVKLQDKQRLAQEEENEAKRLAIMMMKKREKYLYNKIMFGKRRKIREAKKLAEKRKAHDEAVRSQKKAKKIRPV is encoded by the exons ATGGTATGCTCCTTGCGG taTGAACGAGGCTCTGCCACCAACTACATCACCCGAAACAAAGCCCGGAAGAAGCTGCAGCTGAGCCTGGCTGACTTCAG GCGGCTGTGCATCCTGAAGGGAATTTATCCTCATGAACCCAAACATAAGAAGAAGGTTAACAAAGGCTCTACAGCAGCCCGAACTTTTTACCTTCTTAAAGACATCAAGTTCCTCCTCCATGAACCCATTGTCAACAAGTTCCGGGAGTACAAG GTGTTTGTCCGGAAGCTCCGGAAGGCATATGGGAAGAGTGAGTGGAACACTGTGGAGCGTCTAAAGGACAACAAGCCCAACTACAAACTTGACCACATTGTCAAGGAGCG GTACCCCACATTCATAGATGCTCTGCGGGACCTGGATGATGCCCTCTCCATGTGCTTCCTCTTCTCCACCTTCCCACGGACTGGCAAGTGCCATGTACAGACCATTCAGCTGTGCCGCCGGCTCACAGTGGAGTTCCTGCACTACGTCATTGCTGCCCGTGCCCTGCGCAAG GTCTTCCTGTCCATCAAAGGCATTTACTACCAGGCTGAGGTGCTGGGGCAGCCCATTGTGTGGATCACGCCCTATGCCTTCTCCCATGAT CACCCAACGGACGTTGACTACAGGGTCATGGCCACCTTCACTGAGTTCTACACCACTCTGCTGGGTTTCGTCAACTTCCGGCTCTACCAGTTGCTCAACCTGCACTACCCACCCAAG ctggAGAGTCAGGCCCAAACAGAGGCGAAGACCAGTGAGGACACCTATGCATTGGACTCGGAGAGTTCTATGGAG AAACTGGCGGCCCTCGGTGCCAGTCTGGTTCGCATGGTGGTGCCTGTGGAGGAGGAGGCTGAGATGGATGAATTTCCTGCTGATGGG GAGATGACCGTGCAGGAGGAGGACCGCAGGAAGGAGCTGGAGGCACAGGAAAAGCACAAGAAACTTTTTGAGGGCCTAAAGTTCTTCCTGAACCGCGAGGTGCCACGTGAAGCCCTGGCTTTTGTAATCAG GAGCTTTGGGGGGGATGTATCCTGGGACAAGTCTCTGTGCATTGGGGCTACATATGATGTCACAGACTCCTGCGTCACCCACCAGATTGTCGACCGGCCTGGGCAGCAGACCCCTGTTCTTGGCAG GTACTATGTGCAGCCTCAGTGGGTGTTTGACTGTGTGAAtgcccggctcctcctccccgtgGCAGACTACTTCCCTGGAGTGCAGCTGCCTCCACACCTCTCGCCCTTCGtgtcagagaaggaaggagattaCATCCCTCCTGAGAAGCTGAAGCTGCTGGCCCTGCAGCGGGGAGAGCACCCAG GAAATACAGATGAATCTgaagaggaagatgaggaaggtgatgatggtgatgaagggggagaaaatgaagaggaggaggaagaagatgcAGAAGCTGgttcagaaaaggaagaagaggccCACCTGACAGCCCTAGAAGAGCAGAGGATGGAGGAGAAG AAGCCCCGAGTGATGGCAGGCACCGTGAAGCTGCAGGACAAGCAGCGGCTAGCCCAGGAGGAGGAGAATGAAGCCAAGCGCCTGGCCATCATGATGATGAAAAAGCGGGAGAAGTACCTTTATAACAAGATCATGTTTGGCAAGAGGCGCAAAATCCGAGAG GCCAAGAAACTGGCAGAGAAGCGGAAAGCCCATGATGAGGCTGTGAGATCTCAGAAGAAGGCCAAGAAGATCAGGCCAGTGTGA
- the LOC140619590 gene encoding small ribosomal subunit protein eS24-like, translating into MNYTVTIQTRKFMTNQLLQRKQMVIDVLLSGKATVPKTEIWEKLAKMYKTTPDVIFVFGFRTHFGGGKTTGFGMIYDSLDYAKKNEPKHRLAKHGLYEKKKSSRKQRKEHKNRMKKVRATAKANVGAGKK; encoded by the coding sequence ATGAACTACACAGTAACTATCCAGACCAGGAAGTTCATGACCAACCAACTGCTTCAGCGGAAACAGATGGTCATTGATGTTCTTCTCTCCGGGAAGGCAACAGTACCTAAGACAGAAATTTGGGAAAAACTAGCCAAAATGTACAAGACCACACCAGATGTCATATTTGTATTTGGATTCAGAACCCATTTTGGTGGTGGCAAGACAACTGGCTTTGGCATGATTTATGATTCCTTGgattatgcaaagaaaaatgaacccaaacaTAGACTTGCAAAACATGGCTtgtatgagaagaaaaagagttCAAGAAAACAGcgcaaagaacacaaaaacagaatgaagaaagtcaGGGCGACTGCAAAAGCCAACGTTGGTGCTGGCAAAAAGTGA
- the PES1 gene encoding pescadillo homolog isoform X1 — MGGLEKKKYERGSATNYITRNKARKKLQLSLADFRRLCILKGIYPHEPKHKKKVNKGSTAARTFYLLKDIKFLLHEPIVNKFREYKVFVRKLRKAYGKSEWNTVERLKDNKPNYKLDHIVKERYPTFIDALRDLDDALSMCFLFSTFPRTGKCHVQTIQLCRRLTVEFLHYVIAARALRKVFLSIKGIYYQAEVLGQPIVWITPYAFSHDHPTDVDYRVMATFTEFYTTLLGFVNFRLYQLLNLHYPPKLESQAQTEAKTSEDTYALDSESSMEKLAALGASLVRMVVPVEEEAEMDEFPADGEMTVQEEDRRKELEAQEKHKKLFEGLKFFLNREVPREALAFVIRSFGGDVSWDKSLCIGATYDVTDSCVTHQIVDRPGQQTPVLGRYYVQPQWVFDCVNARLLLPVADYFPGVQLPPHLSPFVSEKEGDYIPPEKLKLLALQRGEHPGNTDESEEEDEEGDDGDEGGENEEEEEEDAEAGSEKEEEAHLTALEEQRMEEKKPRVMAGTVKLQDKQRLAQEEENEAKRLAIMMMKKREKYLYNKIMFGKRRKIREAKKLAEKRKAHDEAVRSQKKAKKIRPV, encoded by the exons ATGGGAGGCCTGGAGAAGAAGAAG taTGAACGAGGCTCTGCCACCAACTACATCACCCGAAACAAAGCCCGGAAGAAGCTGCAGCTGAGCCTGGCTGACTTCAG GCGGCTGTGCATCCTGAAGGGAATTTATCCTCATGAACCCAAACATAAGAAGAAGGTTAACAAAGGCTCTACAGCAGCCCGAACTTTTTACCTTCTTAAAGACATCAAGTTCCTCCTCCATGAACCCATTGTCAACAAGTTCCGGGAGTACAAG GTGTTTGTCCGGAAGCTCCGGAAGGCATATGGGAAGAGTGAGTGGAACACTGTGGAGCGTCTAAAGGACAACAAGCCCAACTACAAACTTGACCACATTGTCAAGGAGCG GTACCCCACATTCATAGATGCTCTGCGGGACCTGGATGATGCCCTCTCCATGTGCTTCCTCTTCTCCACCTTCCCACGGACTGGCAAGTGCCATGTACAGACCATTCAGCTGTGCCGCCGGCTCACAGTGGAGTTCCTGCACTACGTCATTGCTGCCCGTGCCCTGCGCAAG GTCTTCCTGTCCATCAAAGGCATTTACTACCAGGCTGAGGTGCTGGGGCAGCCCATTGTGTGGATCACGCCCTATGCCTTCTCCCATGAT CACCCAACGGACGTTGACTACAGGGTCATGGCCACCTTCACTGAGTTCTACACCACTCTGCTGGGTTTCGTCAACTTCCGGCTCTACCAGTTGCTCAACCTGCACTACCCACCCAAG ctggAGAGTCAGGCCCAAACAGAGGCGAAGACCAGTGAGGACACCTATGCATTGGACTCGGAGAGTTCTATGGAG AAACTGGCGGCCCTCGGTGCCAGTCTGGTTCGCATGGTGGTGCCTGTGGAGGAGGAGGCTGAGATGGATGAATTTCCTGCTGATGGG GAGATGACCGTGCAGGAGGAGGACCGCAGGAAGGAGCTGGAGGCACAGGAAAAGCACAAGAAACTTTTTGAGGGCCTAAAGTTCTTCCTGAACCGCGAGGTGCCACGTGAAGCCCTGGCTTTTGTAATCAG GAGCTTTGGGGGGGATGTATCCTGGGACAAGTCTCTGTGCATTGGGGCTACATATGATGTCACAGACTCCTGCGTCACCCACCAGATTGTCGACCGGCCTGGGCAGCAGACCCCTGTTCTTGGCAG GTACTATGTGCAGCCTCAGTGGGTGTTTGACTGTGTGAAtgcccggctcctcctccccgtgGCAGACTACTTCCCTGGAGTGCAGCTGCCTCCACACCTCTCGCCCTTCGtgtcagagaaggaaggagattaCATCCCTCCTGAGAAGCTGAAGCTGCTGGCCCTGCAGCGGGGAGAGCACCCAG GAAATACAGATGAATCTgaagaggaagatgaggaaggtgatgatggtgatgaagggggagaaaatgaagaggaggaggaagaagatgcAGAAGCTGgttcagaaaaggaagaagaggccCACCTGACAGCCCTAGAAGAGCAGAGGATGGAGGAGAAG AAGCCCCGAGTGATGGCAGGCACCGTGAAGCTGCAGGACAAGCAGCGGCTAGCCCAGGAGGAGGAGAATGAAGCCAAGCGCCTGGCCATCATGATGATGAAAAAGCGGGAGAAGTACCTTTATAACAAGATCATGTTTGGCAAGAGGCGCAAAATCCGAGAG GCCAAGAAACTGGCAGAGAAGCGGAAAGCCCATGATGAGGCTGTGAGATCTCAGAAGAAGGCCAAGAAGATCAGGCCAGTGTGA